DNA from Thioclava sp. GXIMD2076:
TCTCTCGGTGCTTGAACATCGCAAGGTGCAGCTACATATCGGGGCCACGAATTTGCATGATCTGCTGGACCGCGCGACACAGGCCGCAGGGCCGGAGGCGGGGCATGAGGCGGGCCAGTTGCGCATCGAACGGGACTTCCCGAGCGAACATGTCGGGCTTATTACCGATGGCGACCGGCTGGTGCAGGTCTTCATCAACCTCATCACCAATGCACGCAAATACTGCGTTGCAGCAAAGCCGGTTCTGCGAATCGAAGTGCGGCGGGACGGGGAGTTTGCCCAGATCGATTTCATCGATAACGGGCAAGGCATTCCAAAGGCCGAGCAGGATCTGATCTTTGAGAAATTTTCACGACTTACCGATACAGCTAAAGCAGGCGGGGCCGGGCTGGGTCTTGCGATTTGCAAGGAGATTCTGGGTAATCTGGGCGGGTCTATCGACTATCTTCCGGGGCAGGGCGGGGCCGCGTTCCGGGTGCGTGCGCCGCTTCGCAGCGTAAAAAATGTGGTTGATGTGAAAGATGGTTTGTAATCATTGCTGCGTTAAAGGTTTTGTAAACCCTGATCTGCGAGGCTGCCCTGTGTCACCCTCGGTTCGGGTACAAGTGGGATAACATGGTGGATCAGAAGCCTTCAACAATCTTGCGAAAGAAGACGGATGCGGCCAAGGCTGCAGCCTCTGGCGGCCCTGTGTCGCCCGAGCGCGCCATCCGGTATGTCTTTGCAAAGGTTGCGCAAGATACGCTGGATCTTCCGCTGCAGGTGTTGCGTGTCGAACAGAGTCAGGTCTCGTTGACCGAATTGATGGAAGTTTTTCCCGAGCAGCCGATGCTTTGCGTTCTGGAAGGGCCGAAAGAGGCGTTTGGGGTTGTGGCCTTGCCGCCGATCACGTTCTCCTCGCTTATCGAGGTGCAGACGATGGGGGTGCTGTCGCGGATCCAGCCCGGGCCGCGACGGCCCACGCGGGTCGATGCTTCCATGGTGCAGGGCGTGCTCGATTCGCTCCTTGAAGGGCTGGAAGAAGCGCTCGCCGATAGTGACGACATCATCTGGGCGGGCGGGTTCCGCTATCTGTCCTTTTTCGACGATCCGCGGCCACTGTCGCTGATTCTCGAAGAGATCACCTACCGTGTTTTCTCGATCACCATGCAGATCGGACAGGCGATGGACCGCGAGGTCTCCATGCTCTGGGCTGTGCCTGCGCGGGGCAGGGGCGAGCGTGTCCTGGCGGCCACCGCCGAGGATGCGGGTGCCCCCGAGGCCGAGGCGCTCTGGGCGCAGCAGATGGAGAGCACCGTGATGGGCACGCGGGCGGAACTGACGGCTGTGCTGCATCGCTGGTCGATGCCGCTGTCGGGTGTGATGAGTTTCAAGCCCGGTGTCGAGATACCGATCCCGCGTGAGGCGTTGGAAAAACTACGCGTGGAAGGGGTGGACGGCCGCCGTATGGGCACCGCGAAGCTTGGCCAGCATAGCGGGCGTCGCGCGCTCCGGCTGACCGCCAACGAGGCTGAAAGCACCGAGATCAACGAGCTTGACGAGCTGACCACCCGACCCGATCTGGGCGCGATGTCGGTGGGCGATAATCCCTTCGGCGGAATGACCGGAGCGGAGGGTGGCTTCCCTGCAATGGGCGGTGACGCGGACGAGGGTGGTTTCCCCGCGATGGATCTGGGCGGCCTGGGCGGCGATGATGCAGGCGATGGCGGCTTCCCCGCGATGGATTTCAGCGCCTTCGAGGAGGACGAGAACCAGCGGACCGGCACCGGCGGCTAGACCCCGCGGCGATCCGGACCTGAATTTGAGGAATTTGCGCAGCTCTGACTTGCGAGACGACCACTGCTTGCCGTAAGCGGTGGGCAGGCAGGGCTGGATTGGCCCTGTCCGCGTGGGATTTTGCGAGGCGGGGCGGTATGGTCAGGCGGATCAGAGTACAGCGATGCGAGGGGGTCACGTTCCTGACCCTGCCCGATGCGGGGGCTCGGGGCTTCGATGCGCAACTCCGCCGGTCTCTGGGCGCGGCCCTCGATATGTGCCGTCATGACCCGGATCTGCGTGGTGTCGTTATGCGCGCTGCGGCCGGCTGGCCTTGTGCCGAGGATCCCGAAGCCGATTTCCACGAAGATGCGGAGGCGCCTTCACTTGCGGCGCTGGCGCAGAGCCTGAGCGATCTGTCCTGTCCGGTGGCGGTCGTGCTTGATGGCCGTATCCGCGCGGGGGCCTTGGCACTGGCGCAGGCGGCAAAACTGCGTCTGGCGCTCGATACCGCGAGCTTTGATCCGGTGGAGCCCAGCCTCGGCTACCTTCCGGCAGCGGGCTGTCTGATCCGCTATCTGCGCCGCTCGGGTCCGCGTCAGGTGTTGTCCTTCCTCAAGGCGGGGCGTCCGGTGGCCGCCCTGCAGGCGGTCGAGCTGGGTGTCTGCGATGCCGTTGTGCCTGCCGAAGCGGTCGAGATGCAGGCACTTTCCGCCACGCTCGAACAGGCTTTTGGCGAGGTCGGTCTGGTGCCGGATCCGAACGGGGCGAGCCGGTTGACGCAGAGCTATTTCACCGAGCTGGATGCGCTGCGCGAGGCAATCGAGACCGGTCCGCAGCATGTCGTCTGGGACAAGGCGCTGGCGGTGGCCGAGGCGGCGGTTCTGCTGCCGATGGGCGAGGCGCTCGATTTCGAGGCGGTCGCGCATCTCGATCTTCTCTCCTCACCGGCCTCCAAAGCGCTGCGCCATCTGCGGGCCTCTGCCGCGCGCGCCCATGCGCAGGAAGCCCTGCCCATCGATGCCGCGACGCTGGGATGCCGGATCGTGGCCGTCTGGAACCCGCCTGACGGGCTCGTCTATGCGCTGGCCGATGCGGGGCATCGGGTGATCTGGGCCGAGGCGATGCAGGACCGGCTGGAAAAGGGGCTCTCGAACCTTGCCCGTGCGCAGGAGGCGGCCGTTCTTCTGGGGCGGATGAGCGGGGAGGCGCGCGACGCGGCATGGGATCGGGTGAGTGCGACCACCGATCCGCTGCAGGCTTTCGCGCAGGCCGATATCGTTTTGGCAGAACCCGCCGCGCAGGAGCGCGACGATATCGCCCATGCGCTCGAGGGCGTGCGCGGGGCGCTCGTCGCCACGACCCAACCCGATTGCGCCCTGCGGATCGACCGCTACGGGCGCCATGTCGAGGTGCATGGGGCAGCGGTCGAGGATACGCTACTGGTGGCTGCGCTCCTGCGTGCGGGCGGTGATCTGGCGCTCGGGCTGCCGGGGGTCGATCCGGGGCTGATCGCGCGTCTGCAGGCGGCGATCTGGGTGGCGGCCGAATATTGCGTTCTGGCCGGCGCTGCACCCGAAGAGGTGGATCAGGCGCTGCAGGGGTTCGGCATGCAGGCACCGTTTGCGCAGATCGACCGGCTGGGGGTCGAGGTGGTCATCGCACGGCTGAAAGCCGCGGGCTTCCTGCCGGGGCCTTTGCTGACCTATCTGATGGTCGAGGGCTATAGCGGTCTGCGCAAGGGGCGCGGGGTCTATCTCTATAGCGACGGCGTCGCGCGTCCCGATCCGCTGGAGCCCGCGCTTCTCGAGGCGCTGCGGGCCGAGGCGGATTATGTAGCGCGTCCGCTGACGGGCGCGCAGATCATCGAGCGGATCTGGCTCGCGATGGCGGCAGAGGGGGCCAAGCTGTTGCAGCTGGGGGCTGTTGACCGGCCCGGTGATCTGGATCTGAGCGCGGTCAATGCGCTCGAGTTTCCGCGCCATGAAGGCGGGCCGATGTTCATGGCCGACCAGCGAGGCCTCGAGGCCTGCCGCGACCAGCTGATGCACCTGGCGGCGGGCGGTGCCGCAGAGCCCGTGACGCTCTGGGATGTGCTGATCCGCAACGGGCGCAGCTTTGGGGATCTGGATCGCGCTTAGCGCAGGAAGATCCCCACGACGACCATCATCAGCCCGATGACGGACACGAAAAGTGCCCCCAGATTGACGGCGACGATGCGCTGGAGTTTTGCGCGCATTGCGTCCTCGTCCAGCCCTGCGCGCTTGGCCTTGCCGACGGTGACGATGCACCACCCCAGTCCGACAAGCCCCAAAACCGCGATGAACGCGCCGATCCAGATCAGGAATTCCATGTCGAGGCCCTTCTAAGAGAAATACTGTCGGGCCCGCGCTTAGCGATTTCATGCCACTGTGACAAGCCTTGGCTGCCGCTCCCGCCACGCTTGAGGCTTGCGACGCAGGCGCGGCTGGCTTAGGGAACGGGGCAAGTGGACTATGAGGAACATAAGATGCCCAATGATGCTGCCTATCAAGTGACCGCCGATGAGCTGCGCCAGTTCATCGAGCAATTCGAAGGCCTCGAAGCCGAGAAAAAAGATATTGCCGAGCAGCAAAAGGACATCATGTCCGAAGCCAAGGCGCGCGGCTACGACACCAAGGTGATCAAGAAGATCATCGCGATCCGCAAGCGCGACAAGAATGACGTGGCCGAGGAGGAAGCGATCCTCGATATCTACAAGCAGGCGCTTGGCATGGAATGAGCGGCCCCCGTGTCGCAACCGGAATGTCGCAACCGGAAGGCCTCCCGTCGGGGAGGCCTTTTTTTATGAAGGATCCATCCTTGCCCCGCATCACGCTTAGCGATTACGGCGCGATGAAATCGACGCCTGCCATCTGCGCGATCGCATCGATATCGGCCTCGTAGAGCGCGGTAATCTCGTCGATCATCGCCTCGTCCCATCCGGGCAGCGCGACATCCATCTCCAGCTCCTCAGGTTTGGCGAATTTGTCAAGAAACGCCATCGTCACCTTGCGGCGCTGCTCGAGTGTTTTCGGCGGGTTATTGAGGATATAATCGGCATAGCGGCGGAATCCGCCCTCGGTCATGATCGTCTTCAGGATCATCTGCTCGCCATTGAGTGTCACATCGTCGCCGATCCCGCTCAGGCTATGCATGATCTCGGGCCAGATCAGGGGCGCGTCCTCGTTGCACCAGACCACGACCTTATGGCCCTGCGCCGCATCGACCATGCCTTCCACCACCGTCCGCCAGCGCAGATCGCGCGGATCGCGTCCGCACATCAGATCCTCGTAGCTGCGCTCGGGGTCGCGTTGGGCCAGTGCGGGGATCAGCGTGGCGGGATTGATCATCGCCAGATGGAATTCGATCTCGGCATCGGGGAAGATATTGGCCAGAGGCTCCAGCTTGCCCGGCACCATCGCGTAGAACCCTTTATCGGTCACCACACGTTCGGGAATACACATGAAATATTCATGGCTGAAGATGATGCGGTTGATGTCTTCCTTGTCGGTCACGGCGGCGAGCACCGCATCCGAGGTCTCGATATCGGCCTCGGCGCCTTTCAGCGTCAGCAGCGTGTCGCGCAGCACCATCCGGTAGCGGCGGGGATGGGGCACGACCACGCCGTTCTCCTCAAGCACCCGCGGGTTTCGGGCCAGACAGCGCACCAGACTGTCTTCATCTGTTGCATGTGCACCCAAGTGATAGACGACCTGCATGTTTTTCCCCGCTCGATTTATGGGGTTAGATTAGAGCAGCTTTTCTTTACAGGCAAACGGCTTTCGGGCTATGCGGGAACTTGTGTTCCTGATTGATCAAGTCGGATATAGCCCATGGCGATGACTGCATTCCTAACGCGCCTGCGCCGCGGCAGGGCCTCCGGCACCGGCGGCTGGTCCGCACTGGCGGTGGTGTTTGCGGCGCTGATCGTGGCACCCATCGCAGCGGTGGTTTGGCTTGCGGCCCATCCCACGGAAAATATCTGGCCACATCTTCTGGCCACGACCCTGCCGCGCTATCTGGAAAACTCCGCCGTGCTTGCTGCGGGGGTAGGGGCGCTGACCGCCTGTGTGGGCGCAGGGGCTGCGTGGATCGTGGCGATGTATCGCTTTCCGGGCCATCGCTGGCTCGAATGGGCGCTGCTGTTTCCGCTGGCGATCCCTGCCTATGTGACGGCCTATGCGCTCGTGGATTTTCTGGATTATTCTGGGCCTTTGCAGGGGCTGTTGCGGGATATGTTCGGCTGGCAATCGGCGCAGGATTACTGGTTTCCGCAGGTGCGCTCGCGTTGGGCTGCGGTGGTCGTGCTGGCCGCGAGCTTCTATCCCTATGCCTATCTGATGGCGCGCAATGCCTTCCGCGAGCAGTCGGGGGCAAGCTACGAGGTTGCCCGTGCGCTTGGTGCCGGGCC
Protein-coding regions in this window:
- a CDS encoding FliM/FliN family flagellar motor C-terminal domain-containing protein, coding for MRKKTDAAKAAASGGPVSPERAIRYVFAKVAQDTLDLPLQVLRVEQSQVSLTELMEVFPEQPMLCVLEGPKEAFGVVALPPITFSSLIEVQTMGVLSRIQPGPRRPTRVDASMVQGVLDSLLEGLEEALADSDDIIWAGGFRYLSFFDDPRPLSLILEEITYRVFSITMQIGQAMDREVSMLWAVPARGRGERVLAATAEDAGAPEAEALWAQQMESTVMGTRAELTAVLHRWSMPLSGVMSFKPGVEIPIPREALEKLRVEGVDGRRMGTAKLGQHSGRRALRLTANEAESTEINELDELTTRPDLGAMSVGDNPFGGMTGAEGGFPAMGGDADEGGFPAMDLGGLGGDDAGDGGFPAMDFSAFEEDENQRTGTGG
- a CDS encoding enoyl-CoA hydratase-related protein; translation: MVRRIRVQRCEGVTFLTLPDAGARGFDAQLRRSLGAALDMCRHDPDLRGVVMRAAAGWPCAEDPEADFHEDAEAPSLAALAQSLSDLSCPVAVVLDGRIRAGALALAQAAKLRLALDTASFDPVEPSLGYLPAAGCLIRYLRRSGPRQVLSFLKAGRPVAALQAVELGVCDAVVPAEAVEMQALSATLEQAFGEVGLVPDPNGASRLTQSYFTELDALREAIETGPQHVVWDKALAVAEAAVLLPMGEALDFEAVAHLDLLSSPASKALRHLRASAARAHAQEALPIDAATLGCRIVAVWNPPDGLVYALADAGHRVIWAEAMQDRLEKGLSNLARAQEAAVLLGRMSGEARDAAWDRVSATTDPLQAFAQADIVLAEPAAQERDDIAHALEGVRGALVATTQPDCALRIDRYGRHVEVHGAAVEDTLLVAALLRAGGDLALGLPGVDPGLIARLQAAIWVAAEYCVLAGAAPEEVDQALQGFGMQAPFAQIDRLGVEVVIARLKAAGFLPGPLLTYLMVEGYSGLRKGRGVYLYSDGVARPDPLEPALLEALRAEADYVARPLTGAQIIERIWLAMAAEGAKLLQLGAVDRPGDLDLSAVNALEFPRHEGGPMFMADQRGLEACRDQLMHLAAGGAAEPVTLWDVLIRNGRSFGDLDRA
- a CDS encoding DUF2312 domain-containing protein, with amino-acid sequence MPNDAAYQVTADELRQFIEQFEGLEAEKKDIAEQQKDIMSEAKARGYDTKVIKKIIAIRKRDKNDVAEEEAILDIYKQALGME